CACGTAGGACGTATGTCGCACCCTGACTTCCATAATGGCGATTTACCTGTCGCGCCTTCTGCGATTCCTTTCGATGGCAGCATCTGGAAGGTGGATGCCGAGTCCGGTGTTGGCAGCATGGCCCCATGCCCGACACCACGGGCGCTGGAGCGCGACGAAATCCACGCGATTGTCGACGATTACCGTACGGCTGCGCGTAATGCCATGACGGCGGGTTTCGACGGTGTTGAAGTGCATGGAGCCAACGGCTACCTGATCGACCAGTTCCTGCGTACCACCTCTAACGTTCGTACGGATGAATACGGCGGATCGCGCGAGAACCGCCTGCGCTTTCTCAAGGAAGTCATGGATGCGGTGATTGATGAAGTGGGAGCCGCCCGCACGGCGATCCGTGTTGCGCCGTTTCTTACCGCCCGCGGCATGGCGTGCCCGGACATTCTGCCCACCTTGTTGGAAGCGACCAGCTATCTGCAGGGCAAGGGCATTGCCTACCTGCACCTGGTGGAAGCGGACTGGGACGATGCCCCCAAGTTTCCCGAGGATTTCCGCCAAGCCGTGCGCGAGCGCTTCCGTAATGCGATTGTGGTGGCCGGTAAGTACGACGTGGAGCTTGCAGAATGGGTCCTGGAAAAAGGCTACGCAGACTTTGTGGCATTCGGACGTAAGTTTGTAGCCAACCCGGATCTGCCATTGCGGCTGGAGAAGGGGTACCCATTGGCCGGCCTGGAAGGGGCCGAGTTGTTTGGCGGTACCGAGCGCGGTTACTCGGATTTTTCCGCCTGGGCTGAGTCGGGCGCAAACCCATAGGCCAGATCCACAAACATCTCCTTGGAGTGCGCTCAGGTCGCCAGCTTCAAGGAGATTTCGTCCATCAGCAGTTTGACCCGACGCGGCACCGCGTGGCCGGAAGGGTAAACAATCTGCAAATCCACACCCTGCAGTGAGTAGCTCTGCAGCACCTCGACCAGCCGACCTGCCTGTAAATCATCGCGTACATCAATGTAGGATTTGATACAGATGCCGTGACCTGCCAGGCACCACTGGCGCACCTGATCGCCGTCATTGGCAATACGCCTGCCCGACACCAGAACTTTGAACGTACGGCCATCGGCGCGGAACTGCCATTCCCGGTGGATATTGCTGCCAAAGCGCATCAGGATGCACTGCTGCTGTGCCAGGTCGGATGGATGCTGGGGTGTTCCGTGGGCCTCAATGTAGGCCGGGGATGCACATACGACCCTACGGCCCTCGCTGAGTTTTCTGACGCGCAGGGTGCTGTCGGACAAGGCGCCATACCGGATAGCGAAATCAATCCCTTGCCCCGCGAGATCCAGGTAGCCATCGGTCAGGTTCAGGTCGAGGCTTACATTGGGATGCTCTTGCAGAAAATCATCAAGGATTGGCACGATGCGGTTACGGCCCAGGTCGACGGGAGCGCTCAGGCGTATCAGGCCCGAGATCCGCTCGGTGCCTAGTTTGATATTGCTCTCGATATCTTCCGCTTCTG
The Pseudomonas hygromyciniae genome window above contains:
- a CDS encoding alkene reductase, with protein sequence MSRLFTPGVVGQLSTPNRVVMAPMTRSRSTQPGDVPNAMNAVYYAQRASAAFIVTEATQISPQGKGYSFTPGIYSDEQVAGWRLVTDAVHAAGGRIFLQLWHVGRMSHPDFHNGDLPVAPSAIPFDGSIWKVDAESGVGSMAPCPTPRALERDEIHAIVDDYRTAARNAMTAGFDGVEVHGANGYLIDQFLRTTSNVRTDEYGGSRENRLRFLKEVMDAVIDEVGAARTAIRVAPFLTARGMACPDILPTLLEATSYLQGKGIAYLHLVEADWDDAPKFPEDFRQAVRERFRNAIVVAGKYDVELAEWVLEKGYADFVAFGRKFVANPDLPLRLEKGYPLAGLEGAELFGGTERGYSDFSAWAESGANP
- a CDS encoding LysR family transcriptional regulator, translated to MLFENLALFLLIVEKGGLSAAGREVGLSPTSVSERLGALERHYGATLLTRTTRSISLTDEGRMLMDGARRLLAEAEDIESNIKLGTERISGLIRLSAPVDLGRNRIVPILDDFLQEHPNVSLDLNLTDGYLDLAGQGIDFAIRYGALSDSTLRVRKLSEGRRVVCASPAYIEAHGTPQHPSDLAQQQCILMRFGSNIHREWQFRADGRTFKVLVSGRRIANDGDQVRQWCLAGHGICIKSYIDVRDDLQAGRLVEVLQSYSLQGVDLQIVYPSGHAVPRRVKLLMDEISLKLAT